From a region of the Tachypleus tridentatus isolate NWPU-2018 chromosome 1, ASM421037v1, whole genome shotgun sequence genome:
- the LOC143256782 gene encoding uncharacterized protein LOC143256782, with product MLKLLLNHWQEHRKKPSRILTDDPLYSTSTSEGSRNAKKFYSVSRINPIYEDSEGSELAARKSTDNENKNSAKESNSDKSPKVAERKSKSSRLPSPKLLKDIIETPPHFLNRKLSLPFPEELQKDSSFLEVSSSEFTSFDTKNSLKENNKDSMQENEPDFSHTKISEHLSTSSETEIKNELLNKSETVHSNSSKKKEEDLPDDEQDLSRSATVKKYLNETENSFIHGLNSDHENMQSLCNEKFSIKKNSNKELLKADQTSPSLANVYTENVDKQHEEEKVMSFINAYFEKIKEPQCSKVSDNANEKSINNSQKTKLVDDLEGVSSEVTSSEELVRLDKSNISASGKSKTSRKESEKIESIHNNKGFGGILKNNFNSSTGYKKTDVIHRYKKSTNKINLIGNKKFNANVKTQLDTQKHQLIPSRSDSHQKYFTEEKLGTRFLLNKEQLGELNDEAQNNRKITPTSDCLVSCPTCGFQNQPDPPQSVRQSSSDFSGITRGDQVSTDSFDPGVHSESLFYGDEKHTRLDSSQDEDNFSPPNRHTLTAKLCNNCKLHRHSEKFNKTYEDYYKSVQDSMTRMHPDDSEGFTDCQSESSNSFCRHCHRERRLSLQQVHRHKILKSPLKDKTFSHTRGFHHLETRHSPEGSALDFGQEKLSSSNIIEESASFQQLPYNTSSKIPCTCQRCTLNNRLLTQSLMDISRESLQNHLWDPVESLCTCSFDMDHRRRVKFTEDSPHTHYNFTNSDINVVRLGTHVNDESTTDPIKHPYYKKNDCKSKELNENYTGNTKLQGSSSPTESVEDLIESYPWRVGRWEIFYHKENLRIRRKRAVFMGIMAIIIIIVIGITVAVVLACLRRKHSKVV from the exons ATGCTGAAACTCTTGTTAAACCATTGGCAAGAGCATAGGAAGAAACCTTCTAGAATACTGACTGATGACCCATTGTATTCAACAAGCACCTCTGAAGGAAGTCGAAATGCAAAAAAATTCTATTCAGTTAGTCGAATAAATCCTATCTATGAAGATTCTGAGGGTAGTGAGTTAGCTGCCAGAAAATCAACTGATAATGAAAACAAGAATAGTGCCAAAGAAAGCAATTCTGATAAAAGTCCAAAGGTTGCTGAAAGGAAGAGTAAAAGTTCCCGTTTACCATCTCCCAAATTATTGAAAGATATAATAGAAACCCCTCCACATTTTCTAAATCGAAAACTGTCTTTACCTTTTCCTGAAGAATTACAAAAAGACTCCAGCTTTCTAGAGGTTTCTAGCAGTGAATTTACATCTTTTGACACGAAAAATTCTTTAAAAGAGAATAATAAAGATTCCATGCAAGAGAATGAACCCGATTTTAGTCACACTAAAATTTCTGAACACTTATCAACGTCGtcagaaacagaaattaaaaatgaactacTAAACAAAAGTGAAACTGTTCATAGTAACTCtagcaagaaaaaagaagaagATTTACCCGATGACGAACAGGACCTTTCTAGAAGTGcaacagtaaaaaaatatcttaacgAAACAGAAAACAGCTTTATCCATGGTCTAAATTCCGACCACGAAAATATGCAAAGTTTATGTAATGAGAAATTTAgcataaaaaaaaactcaaataaagAACTTTTAAAAGCCGACCAAACTAGTCCCTCATTAGCCAACGTTTACACCGAAAATGTTGACAAACAACACGAGGAAGAGAAAGTAATGAGTTTTATTAATGCTTATttcgaaaaaataaaagaaccaCAATGCTCAAAAGTTTCCGATAATGCCAACGAAAAGTCCATAAATAATTCGCAAAAAACCAAACTTGTTGATGATCTTGAAGGCGTTAGTTCCGAAGTTACCAGTAGTGAAGAACTGGTGCGACttgataaaagtaatatttcagcATCAGGAAAATCAAAAACGTCCAGGAAAGAGTCTGAGAAAATAGAatcaatacataataataaaggtTTTGGTGgaattcttaaaaataattttaactcttCAACAGGATACAAGAAAACTGATGTTATACACAGGTATAAAaaatctacaaataaaataaacttaataggTAATAAGAAATTCAATGCAAACGTAAAAACACAGCTTGATACTCAGAAGCATCAGTTAATCCCAAGTCGGTCTGACAGTCATCAGAAATATTTTACAGAGGAAAAGTTAGGAACACGTTTCCTGCTCAATAAGGAACAATTAGGCGAGTTGAATGACGAAGCTCAAAATAACAGGAAAATTACACCGACTTCTGATTGTTTGGTGAGTTGTCCCACTTGTGGGTTTCAAAACCAGCCAGATCCTCCACAATCTGTTCGTCAGTCCAGTTCTGACTTTAGCGGGATCACTCGTGGAGATCAAGTGTCTACAGACAGTTTTGATCCTGGTGTACATTCAGAAAGCTTATTTTACGGTGATGAAAAGCACACTCGACTTGATTCTTCACAAGATGAAGATAATTTTTCACCCCCAAATCGACACACACTTACAGCAAAACTGTGTAATAACTGTAAATTACACCGACATTCTGAAAAGTTCAACAAAACATATGAAGATTATTATAAAAGCGTTCAAGATTCTATGACACGCATGCATCCTGATGATTCAGAAGGTTTCACTGACTGTCAGAGTGAGTCCAGCAACAGCTTCTGTCGTCACTGTCACAGAGAAAGACGATTGTCACTACAACAAGTGCACAGACATAAAATCCTTAAAAGTCCTCTGAAAGACAAAACATTTAGTCATACAAGAGGGTTCCATCATCTGGAAACTCGGCATTCACCAGAAGGATCTGCTCTTGATTTTGGTCAAGAAAAACTAAGCAGTAGTAATATCATTGAGGAAAGTGCAAGCTTTCAGCAGCTACCTTACAACACGTCTTCCAAAATTCCATGCACTTGTCAAAGATGTACTTTGAACAATAGACTTTTAACACAAAGCTTGATGGATATTTCTAGAGAATCTCTTCAAAATCACTTGTGGGATCCAGTGGAATCTCTATGTACATGCTCCTTTGACATGGACCACCGAAGGCGAGTTAAGTTTACTGAAGATAGCCCACACACCCATTACAATTTTACCAATTCTGACATAAACGTTGTCAGACTTGGAACTCATGTGAATGATGAATCTACAACAGATCCTATTAAACATCCTTATTATAAGAAGAACGATTGCAAATCAAAAGAACTAAATGAAAACTACACGGGGAATACGAAACTACAAGGGTCCTCATCTCCAACAGAATCA GTAGAAGATCTGATTGAAAGTTACCCGTGGAGAGTAGGAAGATGggaaatattttatcacaaagagAATCTTCGTATACGTCGCAAGAGGGCAGTGTTTATGGGAATAAtggcaattattataattattgtaataggAATAACAGTTGCAGTTGTTCTAGCGTGTCTTCGTCGAAAACACTCGAAAGTTGTGTAG